In Papaver somniferum cultivar HN1 chromosome 1, ASM357369v1, whole genome shotgun sequence, a genomic segment contains:
- the LOC113292893 gene encoding uncharacterized protein LOC113292893 has translation METGLLGEKPAEFPIETNHRLALSKGKFLDDVEKYRRLVGRLIYLEVTRPDLAYSVHILSQFMQQPRVEHWEAALRVVRYLKKNPSQGIILRSDSALHLKGWCDSDWASCPFTRRSLTGWFVLLGFSLVSWKTKKQPTVSRSSVEA, from the coding sequence ATGGAGACAGGATTATTGGGAGAAAAGCCTGCAGAATTTCCAATTGAAACAAATCATCGTCTAGCTTTATCAAAAGGAAAATTTCTAGATGATGTGGAGAAATATAGACGACTAGTGGGTCGTTTGATATACTTGGAAGTAACGAGACCAGATCTTGCATATTCTGTGCATATATTATCTCAATTTATGCAACAACCCAGAGTAGAACATTGGGAAGCAGCACTTCGTGTAGTTAGGTATTTGAAGAAAAATCCTAGCCAGGGTATAATTTTACGTTCTGATAGTGCTCTTCATTTGAAAGGATGGTGCGACTCAGATTGGGCAAGTTGTCCATTTACAAGGCGTTCATTAACTGGTTGGTTTGTTCTTCTGGGTTTCTCACTTGTGTCTTGGAAAACTAAAAAGCAACCTACAGTCTCTCGTTCGTCTGTAGAAGCATAA
- the LOC113292991 gene encoding uncharacterized protein LOC113292991, whose translation MGKDDDAKSSNTNMTKKDPVYHLGSSDGPGVIITPIILKGTNYVEWARAIGRYLKAKRKFGLVDGTVKKPTGDVDQVEEWSVVHSMIVSWITNTLDSSIRSTMRDYDDANTLWTHLKNRFFVVSGTRTCQLKSSLSECKQGNSEPVAVYFGRLNKIWDELITYMKTPRCSCDNMYGSIREQLLARDPLPTIDAAYQAVVNAERLRIGEVCNHCHQDGHTEEGCFELIGYPYWWGDRPRGGFVSGRGSGRGNIGGGRNNPGRGGFAYGRGRRGNNTNPVRANNLSMAASQQSNTSAGPTDGAGLVGVTTTQLQKEIKNCSVGLLDGKTANSDKIGTIILPGGLRLENVLYVPQLNCNLISVTQMTDESICVVQFTNKLCVIQDLWTRKVIRVGVRQDGLYFFCGVPPVKVLAVGRDSYELWHQRMRHPSEKVLQKIPVCLDLWGPYKTPSSCGAHYFLTIVDDFSRGVWIYLLRNKTEVESMFLNFIALIKRQFGKEIKCVRSDNGTKFNSLREYFKSNGIIFETSCVGTPQQNGRVERKHQHIMNVARALRFQANLPIKFWGECALTAAYLINRTPTPLLGNKTPYEIMFGKLPQYDQLLVFGCLCYVHNQNNKGDKFASRGRRCVFLGYPFGKKAWQVYDLDTHQFLVSRDVDFYELQFPYVEIKDEQLPNNATMSNEACWSDDEDVEELPLPRSVTEPPEKVVKIYMIALHDQQKE comes from the exons ATGGGAAAAGATGATGATGCAAAATCGTCAAACACAAACATGACGAAGAAAGATCCTGTGTATCACctaggatcaagtgatggtccGGGTGTTATTATTACCCCGATCATATTGAAAGGAACTAACTATgttgaatgggctagagccattgGAAGATATTTGAAAGCAAAGCGTAAGTTTGGCCTTGTTGATGGAACAGTGAAGAAACCTACTGGAGATGTTGATCAGGTGGAAGAATGGAGTGTTGTACATTCTATGATTGTTTCATGGATTACTAATACCTTAGATTCTTCTATCAGATCAACGATGagagattatgatgatgcaaATACACTCTGGACTCACTTGAAGAATAGGTTTTTTGTTGTTAGTGGAACCAGAACTTGCCAACTCAAATCTTCTTTGAGCGAGTGCAAGCAAGGAAATTCTGAACCTGTAGCTGTGTACTTTGGAAGGCTTAATAAAATATGGGATGAATTGATCACATATATGAAGACACCAAGATGTAGTTGTG ACAATATGTATGGGTCAATTCGTGAACAATTATTGGCAAGAGATCCACTGCCAACGATTGATGCCGCATACCAAGCTGTAGTGAATGCTGAGCGCTTGAGAATAGGAGAG GTTTGTAACCACTGTCATCAAGATGGACATACAGAAGAAGGATGTTTTGAATTAATTGGATACCCGTACTGGTGGGGAGATAGACCACGAGGTGGGTTTGTTTCTGGTAGAGGATCTGGTAGAGGTAACATAGGTGGTGGTAGAAATAATCCTGGTCGTGGTGGTTTTGCATATGGAAGAGGTAGAAGAGGTAACAACACCAATCCCGTTCGTGCCAATAACTTGAGTATGGCGGCTAGTCAACAGTCGAATACCAGTGCAGGACCTACAGATGGAGCAGGATTAGTTGGAGTGACAACAACTCAACTTCAAAAA GAAATTAAAAATTGTTCAGTTGGTCTACTAGATGGAAAGACAGCAAATTCTGATAAGATTGGAACCATTATTCTTCCGGGTGGTTTAAGGCTTGAAAATGTCCTTTATGTGCCTCAGTTAAATTGTAACTTGATCTCAGTCACTCAGATGACTGATGAGTCTATTTGTGTTGTGCAGTTTACTAACAAATTATGTGTTATACAGGACCTGTGGACGAGGAAGGTGATTAGAGTGGGTGTGAGACAAGATGGACTATATTTCTTTTGTGGAGTTCCTCCAGTTAAAGTGTTAGCAGTTGGTAGGGATTCATACGAGCTGTGGCATCAACGAATGAGACATCCTTCAGAGAAAGTGTTGCAGAAAATACCAGTT TGTTTGGATTTATGGGGGCCTTACAAGACACCATCGTCTTGTGGAGCTCACTACTTcttaacaatagtagatgatttttcaagaggagTTTGGATTTATTTGTTGAGAAATAAAACAGAAGTTGAATCAATGTTTCTTAACTTTATTGCTCTTATTAAACGTCAATTTGGCAAAGAAATCAAatgtgttagaagtgataatggaacaaAATTTAATTCTTTGCGTGAGTACTTTAAGTCTAATGGTATAATATTTGAGACATCTTGTGTTggtacacctcaacaaaatggaagagttgagagaaaacatcaacatattaTGAATGTGGCGAGAGCATTAAGATTCCAAGCTAACTTGCCAATAaaattttggggagaatgtgcgTTAACTGCAGCGTACTTGATTAATAGAACGCCAACACCTTTACTTGGGAATAAAACACCATATGAGATTATGTTTGGAAAATTGCCTCAATATGATCAGTTGCTTGTGTTTGGGTGCTTGTGTTATGTACATAATCAAAATAACAAAGGTGACAAATTTGCTAGTAGGGGAAGAAGATGTGTGTTTCTCGGATATCCCTTTGGTAAAAAGGCTTGGCAAGTGTATGATTTGGATACACACCAATTCTTAGTATCTAGAGATGTGGATTTTTACGAACTGCAGTTTCCATATGTTGAGATAAAAGATGAACAACTTCCCAATAATGCAACAATGAGTAATGAAGCATGTTggagtgatgatgaggatgtggAGGAGTTACCATTACCTAGAAGTGTAACTGAACCTCCAGAGAAAGTGGTGAAGATATACATGATAGCTCTTCACGACCAACAGAAAGAGTAG
- the LOC113328154 gene encoding WAT1-related protein At1g25270-like, which produces MGYSTKFCRRLNGVKPALVMVMVQIVFAGMNVFYKLAMNDGMNMMILVAYRSLFATAFVLPLAFFFERKIIPKLTWTIVFQAFLCGLFGNTLAQNFYVASMHLTSVSFTAAMANLIPAMTFIMAILCGFEVLGFGNVAGKAKVLGTLIGISGAMLLTFYKGVEIPMWSTHALHIHHDDHGGQVSTSGKRVLGSLLAVGSCLCYATWLMVQTKMSEKIQCYYSSTALMCGMGSIQAVGFALCMERDWTQWKLGWNIRLLASAYSGILASGLMVTLIAWCVHERGALFVSVFNPLMLVLVAIAGSVLLDEKLHLGSVLGAILIVIGLYFVLWGKAKELKNMSKLVPSKSSRKSEIIQVIITSSANETTAGNSNTVMTRSINSDEIPQSIAEENSDSTTNNSSSNTNDRLEVNP; this is translated from the exons ATGGGGTATAGTACTAAATTTTGCAGAAGATTGAACGGAGTGAAACCAGCTTTGGTAATGGTGATGGTACAGATTGTATTTGCTGGGATGAATGTGTTTTACAAGTTAGCAATGAATGATGGAATGAATATGATGATTTTAGTTGCTTATAGATCTTTGTTTGCTACCGCTTTTGTTCTTCCTCTTGCTTTCTTCTTCGAAAG GAAAATCATACCAAAATTGACATGGACTATAGTGTTCCAAGCCTTCCTATGTGGGTTATTTGG GAATACTTTGGCTCAAAACTTTTACGTAGCAAGTATGCATTTGACATCCGTATCATTTACAGCAGCAATGGCAAATCTTATCCCAGCTATGACATTCATTATGGCTATTCTTTGCGG ATTTGAGGTGTTAGGGTTCGGAAACGTAGCAGGGAAAGCAAAGGTGTTGGGGACATTAATAGGTATTAGTGGTGCAATGTTGCTCACATTTTACAAAGGTGTGGAAATTCCGATGTGGTCAACACATGCATTGCATATCCATCATGACGATCACGGAGGACAGGTGTCAACATCTGGTAAACGTGTATTGGGTTCGTTACTGGCTGTTGGCAGTTGTTTGTGTTATGCCACCTGGTTGATGGTTCag ACCAAAATGAGTGAGAAAATTCAATGTTATTATTCAAGTACAGCATTGATGTGTGGAATGGGATCAATACAAGCTGTTGGTTTTGCTCTGTGCATGGAGAGGGATTGGACGCAGTGGAAACTTGGTTGGAATATTAGGTTACTCGCTTCTGCTTATTCG GGTATCTTGGCCTCAGGGTTAATGGTGACCTTAATTGCATGGTGTGTACATGAAAGAGGTGCACTCTTTGTTTCAGTTTTCAATCCTTTGATGCTTGTGCTGGTAGCTATTGCTGGTTCTGTCCTCTTGGATGAGAAGTTGCATCTCGGAAG TGTCTTAGGAGCGATACTCATAGTGATTGGTTTATACTTTGTATTATGgggaaaagctaaagaattgaAGAACATGTCAAAGTTGGTGCCATCGAAAAGCTCAAGAAAATCAGAAATAATCCAAGTCATAATTACCTCCAGTGCGAACGAGACTACCGCCGGCAACTCTAACACGGTGATGACCAGGAGCATCAATTCAGATGAGATCCCACAATCTATTGCGGAGGAAAATAGTGACAGTACTACCAATAATTCTAGTTCAAATACTAACGATAGACTAGAAGTTAATCCATGA